The Streptomyces phaeolivaceus genome has a window encoding:
- a CDS encoding TatD family hydrolase encodes MPSNDSGKDSGNASGNASGKSVKNEKNAAPPLPVPLGVPVADSHTHLDMQSGTVEEGLAKAAAVGVTTVVQVGCDLKGSRWAAETAERHAAVHATVALHPNEAPRIVHGDPDGWSRQGARTPGGDTALDDALAEIDRLAALPQVKGVGETGLDYFRTGPEGKTAQERSFRAHIEIAKRHGKALVIHDRDAHDDVLRILKEEGAPERTLFHCYSGDADMAAVCAAHGYFMSFAGNMTFKNAQPLRDALAVAPLELVLVETDAPFLTPAPYRGRPNAPYLIPVTVRAMAAVRGIGEDALATAIAANTARAFDY; translated from the coding sequence ATGCCTTCGAACGACTCCGGCAAGGACTCCGGCAACGCGTCCGGCAACGCCTCCGGCAAGAGCGTCAAGAACGAGAAGAACGCCGCGCCCCCGCTGCCCGTGCCCCTCGGGGTGCCGGTCGCGGATTCGCACACCCATCTGGACATGCAGTCCGGCACGGTCGAGGAGGGCCTCGCGAAGGCCGCCGCCGTGGGGGTGACGACGGTCGTCCAGGTCGGCTGCGACCTCAAGGGCTCGCGCTGGGCCGCCGAGACGGCCGAGCGCCACGCGGCCGTGCACGCGACGGTCGCGCTGCACCCGAACGAGGCACCCCGCATCGTCCACGGCGACCCCGACGGCTGGTCCCGGCAGGGCGCCCGTACACCCGGCGGGGACACGGCGCTCGACGACGCGCTCGCCGAGATCGACCGGCTGGCCGCGTTGCCACAGGTCAAGGGGGTCGGAGAGACGGGCCTCGACTACTTCAGGACCGGGCCGGAGGGCAAGACCGCCCAGGAGCGCTCCTTCCGCGCGCACATCGAGATCGCCAAACGGCACGGCAAGGCGCTGGTCATCCACGACCGCGACGCCCACGACGACGTGTTGCGGATCCTGAAGGAGGAGGGCGCGCCCGAGCGGACCCTCTTCCACTGCTACTCCGGCGACGCCGACATGGCCGCCGTCTGCGCCGCGCACGGCTACTTCATGTCGTTCGCCGGGAACATGACCTTCAAGAACGCGCAGCCGCTGCGCGACGCCCTCGCCGTCGCGCCCCTCGAACTCGTCCTCGTCGAGACCGACGCGCCGTTCCTGACACCCGCGCCGTACCGCGGACGGCCCAACGCGCCGTATCTCATTCCGGTCACGGTTCGGGCGATGGCGGCGGTCCGGGGCATCGGCGAGGACGCGCTGGCGACGGCGATCGCGGCGAA
- a CDS encoding YbaK/EbsC family protein, whose amino-acid sequence MTNDPQPTTGPAEAHPRFTEALTTLGLTELRTKIRRFPEATRTAAEAAAALGCELSEICKSLIFAADGVPVLVLMDGASRVDVELVRRELGATKVTRARADVVRETTGYAIGGVPPFGHRTRTRVLADRSLLDHATVWAAAGTPYTVFPMDPKSLIAHAGATIVDVREPNT is encoded by the coding sequence ATGACCAACGACCCACAGCCCACCACCGGCCCCGCAGAAGCCCACCCCCGCTTCACCGAGGCACTCACCACCCTCGGCCTCACCGAACTACGCACCAAGATCCGCCGCTTCCCGGAAGCCACCCGCACCGCCGCGGAGGCCGCCGCCGCCCTCGGCTGTGAACTGAGCGAGATCTGCAAATCGCTGATCTTCGCCGCGGACGGCGTCCCCGTGCTGGTGCTCATGGACGGCGCGTCACGCGTGGACGTGGAGCTGGTCCGGCGGGAACTCGGCGCCACGAAGGTCACCCGGGCCCGCGCCGACGTCGTACGGGAGACGACCGGATACGCGATCGGCGGCGTCCCGCCCTTCGGGCACCGCACCCGCACCCGTGTCCTCGCCGACCGCTCGCTCCTCGACCACGCCACGGTGTGGGCGGCGGCCGGCACCCCGTACACCGTCTTCCCCATGGACCCCAAGTCGCTGATCGCGCACGCGGGCGCCACGATCGTGGACGTCCGCGAGCCGAACACGTGA
- the rsmI gene encoding 16S rRNA (cytidine(1402)-2'-O)-methyltransferase, producing MTGILVLAGTPIGDVSDAPPRLAQELAGADVVAAEDTRRLRRLTQALGVQPGGRIVSYFEGNEAARTPELVEALVGGARVLLVTDAGMPSVSDPGYRLVAAAVEKDIRVTAVPGPSAVLTALALSGLPVDRFCFEGFLPRKAGERLGRLREVERERRTLVYFEAPHRLDATLAAMAEVFGTGRRAAVCRELTKTYEEVKRGPLGELAEWAAAGVRGEITVVVEGAPEKGPEELDAAELVRRVRVREEAGERRKEAIAAVAVEAGVPKREVFDAVVAAKRDVGRGA from the coding sequence GTGACTGGAATCCTTGTGTTGGCAGGTACGCCCATCGGTGATGTCTCGGACGCGCCGCCCCGGCTCGCCCAGGAGTTGGCCGGTGCCGATGTGGTCGCCGCCGAGGACACCCGGCGGCTGCGGCGGCTCACCCAGGCGCTGGGCGTCCAGCCGGGCGGGCGGATCGTCTCCTACTTCGAGGGCAACGAGGCCGCGCGTACGCCGGAGCTCGTCGAGGCGCTGGTGGGGGGCGCCCGGGTGTTGTTGGTCACGGACGCGGGGATGCCGTCGGTCTCCGACCCCGGGTACCGGCTCGTCGCCGCCGCCGTGGAGAAGGACATCCGCGTCACCGCCGTACCCGGGCCGTCGGCCGTCCTCACCGCTCTCGCGCTGTCCGGGCTGCCCGTCGACCGGTTCTGCTTCGAGGGGTTCCTGCCGCGCAAGGCCGGGGAACGGCTCGGGCGGCTGCGGGAGGTCGAGCGGGAGCGGCGCACCCTCGTGTACTTCGAGGCGCCCCACCGCCTGGACGCGACGCTCGCGGCGATGGCCGAGGTCTTCGGAACCGGGCGGCGGGCCGCCGTGTGCCGTGAGCTGACCAAGACGTACGAGGAGGTCAAGCGGGGGCCGCTCGGGGAGCTGGCCGAGTGGGCGGCGGCCGGGGTGCGCGGGGAGATCACGGTGGTGGTCGAGGGGGCGCCGGAGAAGGGGCCCGAGGAACTGGACGCGGCGGAGCTGGTGCGGCGGGTTCGGGTGCGGGAGGAGGCGGGGGAGCGGCGCAAGGAGGCGATCGCCGCGGTGGCGGTGGAGGCCGGGGTGCCGAAGCGGGAGGTTTTTGACGCGGTGGTGGCTGCGAAGCGGGATGTGGGGCGGGGCGCCTGA
- a CDS encoding dolichyl-phosphate-mannose--protein mannosyltransferase, with product MTSTASSTDTRQDQATEDPRPSWQHRLRRFGYAVPPRGDVRTRLVPPYTRPSPRVWAVLGLREEVGARLVRWSAWGGPLLVTLVGGLMRFYDLGSPKAVIFDETYYAKDAWAIVHRGYEVNWAKNANELILQNNGNVPIPTDAAYVVHPPVGKYVIGLGELMFGFDPFGWRFMTAVLGTLSILMLCRIGRRIFRSTFLGCLAGALMAVDGLHFVMSRTALLDQVLMFFVLAAFGCLVVDRDRARARLAAALPLDGDGVVRPNSLIAETTRLGWRPYRWLAGLCLGLALGTKWNALYFMVFLGIMTVLWDYAARKVAGARQPLIATLQRDLGLAFLSTVPVMVVTYLAAWTGWILSPDDGSGGYYRDWAATSGKGGWFTWLPDWLRSLWHYEHAVYEFHVGLSSPHTYQSNPWSWIVAGRPVSYFYESPSPGKDGCATDTADKCAREVLAIGTPLLWWAAAFALLYVLWRWFFRRDWRAGAIACGIAAGYLPWFLYQERTIFYFYAVVFLPFLCLAVTMMIGAILGPPGSPERRRVAGAAAAGVLVLLITWNFIYFWPVYTGQAIPIDDWRSRMWLDTWV from the coding sequence GTGACCAGTACCGCGTCCTCCACGGACACCCGGCAGGACCAGGCCACCGAAGACCCGCGGCCGTCGTGGCAGCACCGCCTGCGCCGATTCGGCTACGCGGTGCCGCCGAGAGGCGACGTCCGCACCCGGTTGGTGCCCCCGTACACCCGGCCGAGCCCGCGCGTGTGGGCCGTGCTGGGGCTGCGCGAGGAGGTCGGGGCGCGCCTGGTCCGCTGGTCGGCGTGGGGCGGTCCGCTGCTGGTCACCCTGGTCGGGGGGCTGATGCGGTTCTACGACCTGGGCAGCCCCAAGGCGGTGATATTCGACGAGACGTACTACGCCAAGGACGCGTGGGCGATCGTCCACCGCGGCTACGAGGTCAACTGGGCGAAGAACGCCAACGAGCTGATCCTCCAGAACAACGGCAACGTCCCGATCCCGACGGACGCGGCCTATGTCGTCCACCCGCCGGTCGGCAAGTACGTCATCGGGCTGGGCGAGCTGATGTTCGGGTTCGACCCGTTCGGCTGGCGTTTCATGACGGCGGTGCTCGGCACCCTCTCCATCCTCATGCTCTGCCGGATCGGCCGCCGGATCTTCCGCTCGACGTTCCTCGGCTGTCTCGCGGGCGCGCTGATGGCGGTGGACGGGCTGCACTTCGTGATGAGCCGCACGGCACTGCTGGACCAGGTGCTGATGTTCTTCGTCCTCGCCGCGTTCGGCTGTCTGGTCGTCGACCGCGACCGGGCACGCGCCCGCCTGGCCGCCGCGCTCCCCCTGGACGGCGACGGGGTCGTACGCCCCAACTCCCTCATCGCCGAGACGACCCGGCTGGGCTGGCGCCCGTACCGCTGGCTGGCCGGCCTCTGCCTGGGCCTGGCCCTGGGCACCAAGTGGAACGCCCTGTACTTCATGGTGTTCCTCGGGATCATGACGGTGCTGTGGGACTACGCGGCCCGCAAGGTCGCCGGTGCCCGGCAGCCGCTGATCGCGACGCTGCAACGCGACCTGGGCCTGGCGTTCCTCTCCACCGTCCCGGTCATGGTCGTCACCTACCTCGCGGCCTGGACGGGCTGGATCCTCTCCCCGGACGACGGCTCGGGCGGCTACTACCGCGACTGGGCCGCGACCTCGGGCAAGGGCGGCTGGTTCACCTGGCTCCCGGACTGGCTGCGCAGCCTGTGGCACTACGAGCACGCGGTCTACGAGTTCCACGTGGGCCTGTCGTCCCCGCACACCTACCAGTCGAACCCGTGGAGCTGGATCGTCGCCGGCCGCCCGGTCTCGTACTTCTACGAGTCGCCGTCCCCCGGCAAGGACGGCTGCGCCACGGACACCGCCGACAAGTGCGCCCGCGAGGTCCTCGCCATCGGCACCCCGCTCCTGTGGTGGGCCGCCGCCTTCGCGCTCCTCTACGTCCTGTGGCGCTGGTTCTTCCGCCGCGACTGGCGCGCCGGAGCGATCGCCTGCGGCATCGCCGCCGGCTACCTCCCCTGGTTCCTCTACCAGGAACGCACCATCTTCTACTTCTACGCCGTCGTCTTCCTCCCCTTCCTCTGCCTGGCCGTCACGATGATGATCGGCGCCATCCTCGGCCCCCCCGGCTCCCCCGAACGCCGCCGAGTAGCCGGCGCGGCAGCCGCCGGCGTCCTCGTCCTCCTCATCACCTGGAACTTCATCTACTTCTGGCCCGTCTACACCGGCCAGGCCATCCCGATCGACGACTGGCGGTCGCGGATGTGGCTGGACACCTGGGTGTGA
- a CDS encoding penicillin-binding transpeptidase domain-containing protein, whose translation MRKGVKVAMVGGVFAAMVGGAGYGGYNFVTALDGSGGGTEKRSGPPGSDEVEETSEKFFAAWEKGDAATASSYTNDAVAAGKVFGGFVDAARIEDVRIEPGKPTGAGGRTVPFSVAATVSYEGKSEKLAYKSRLTVVRGKTTGRALVDWRPAVVHPELKDGDTLFTGEAAAPPIEAVDRDGKVLTKEKYPSLGPILDTLRERYGADAGGTPGVELGIKHAAAESADTTLLTLAEGKAGKLETTISASRQAAAEKAVKKYAESSVVALQPSTGEVLAVANNRDDGFNAAFQGELPPGSTMKIVTAAMLIDNGVTSMNGPAPCPDTATWQSQTFKNLPGMKPDETPNATLANSFLRSCNTAFIKLIDEKPLTDASLTEEAQERFGIGRDDWKTGIVSMDGKVPASGGPNRAANAIGQGDVLMNPLNMASVTSTAITGAFRQPYLVSPKLDERQLATAKGLSAGTSSQLKQMMRLTATQGTAATVMSGLSGDIGAKTGSAEIDGQAVADSWFTGFRGDVAAAAMSEGGGRGGEAAGPIVVDVLGATP comes from the coding sequence ATGCGCAAGGGGGTCAAGGTCGCCATGGTCGGCGGGGTGTTCGCGGCGATGGTGGGGGGTGCCGGGTACGGGGGGTACAACTTCGTGACGGCGCTCGACGGGAGTGGTGGGGGTACGGAGAAACGGAGTGGGCCGCCGGGTTCCGACGAGGTCGAGGAGACGTCGGAGAAGTTCTTCGCGGCCTGGGAGAAGGGGGACGCGGCCACGGCGTCGTCGTACACGAACGACGCGGTGGCCGCGGGCAAGGTGTTCGGCGGTTTCGTCGACGCCGCCCGGATCGAGGACGTGCGGATCGAGCCGGGGAAGCCGACCGGCGCCGGGGGCCGGACCGTCCCGTTCTCCGTCGCGGCGACGGTGTCGTACGAGGGGAAGAGCGAGAAGCTCGCGTACAAGAGCCGGCTGACCGTCGTGCGGGGGAAGACCACCGGACGCGCGCTGGTCGACTGGCGGCCGGCCGTCGTGCACCCCGAACTCAAGGACGGCGACACCCTGTTCACCGGGGAGGCGGCGGCTCCGCCCATCGAGGCCGTGGACCGCGACGGCAAGGTGCTGACCAAGGAGAAGTACCCCTCCCTCGGCCCCATCCTCGACACCCTGCGCGAACGCTACGGCGCCGACGCCGGCGGCACCCCCGGCGTCGAACTCGGCATCAAGCACGCCGCCGCGGAGTCCGCCGACACCACCCTGCTGACCCTCGCCGAGGGCAAGGCGGGCAAGCTGGAGACGACGATCAGCGCGAGCAGACAGGCCGCGGCCGAGAAGGCGGTCAAGAAGTACGCCGAGTCGTCCGTCGTCGCGCTCCAGCCCAGCACCGGTGAGGTCCTCGCGGTCGCCAACAACCGCGACGACGGCTTCAACGCGGCCTTCCAGGGCGAACTCCCGCCCGGCTCCACCATGAAGATCGTCACCGCCGCCATGCTCATCGACAACGGCGTGACCTCCATGAACGGCCCGGCCCCCTGTCCCGACACGGCCACCTGGCAGAGCCAGACCTTCAAGAACCTGCCGGGCATGAAGCCCGACGAGACACCGAACGCCACGCTCGCCAACAGTTTCCTGCGGTCCTGCAACACGGCCTTCATCAAGCTGATCGACGAAAAGCCGCTGACCGACGCCTCGTTGACCGAGGAGGCGCAGGAACGATTCGGGATCGGCCGGGACGACTGGAAGACGGGCATCGTCTCCATGGACGGCAAGGTGCCGGCGTCCGGCGGCCCCAACCGCGCCGCCAACGCCATCGGGCAGGGCGATGTGCTGATGAACCCGCTGAACATGGCGTCGGTCACCTCCACGGCCATCACCGGCGCGTTCCGGCAGCCGTATCTCGTGTCGCCGAAGCTGGACGAACGGCAACTCGCCACCGCGAAGGGGTTGTCGGCCGGTACGTCGTCGCAGTTGAAGCAGATGATGAGGCTGACCGCGACACAGGGGACGGCCGCGACCGTCATGTCCGGGCTCAGCGGGGACATCGGCGCGAAGACCGGCTCCGCGGAGATCGACGGGCAGGCGGTGGCGGACAGTTGGTTCACCGGGTTCCGCGGGGATGTCGCGGCGGCGGCCATGTCGGAGGGCGGTGGCCGCGGGGGTGAGGCGGCCGGGCCGATCGTGGTGGATGTGTTGGGGGCCACGCCGTAG
- a CDS encoding DMT family transporter, with protein MTPVVTAAVLLAAITHASWNAIAHKITDKLVGFTLIAGGGALIGFAMVPFVPVPEADAWPYLIASTIVHLVYYVLLMTSFRLGDFGQAYPIARGSAPLVVTVLAAVFAHEVPDGWAAGGILLSCAGLTGVALWGLRGGRPHWAAIGAALATGLSIAAYTVVDGLGVRASGSTMGYIAWLMALEGLAIPAYAVWRWRGGTLALLRPYAGLGLLGAALSVAAYGLVLWAQTKAELAPIAALRESSIIVGAAIGAVFFKERFGAPRLVAAGLLVLGIGLMLRAG; from the coding sequence GTGACGCCGGTCGTCACCGCGGCGGTGCTGCTCGCCGCGATCACCCACGCCAGCTGGAACGCGATCGCCCACAAGATCACGGACAAGCTGGTCGGGTTCACGCTGATAGCCGGCGGCGGGGCGCTGATCGGGTTCGCGATGGTGCCGTTCGTGCCGGTCCCGGAGGCCGACGCGTGGCCGTATCTGATCGCCTCCACGATCGTCCACCTTGTCTACTACGTGCTGCTGATGACGTCGTTCCGGCTGGGCGACTTCGGCCAGGCGTACCCGATCGCGCGCGGCTCCGCGCCCCTCGTCGTCACCGTCCTCGCCGCCGTCTTCGCGCACGAGGTGCCGGACGGCTGGGCGGCGGGCGGCATCCTGCTGAGCTGCGCCGGGCTGACCGGGGTCGCGCTGTGGGGCCTGCGTGGCGGCCGGCCGCACTGGGCGGCGATCGGGGCGGCGCTGGCCACGGGCCTGTCGATCGCCGCGTACACGGTCGTGGACGGCCTCGGCGTACGGGCCTCCGGGTCCACCATGGGCTACATCGCCTGGCTGATGGCCCTGGAGGGGCTGGCGATCCCCGCGTACGCGGTCTGGCGCTGGCGCGGCGGAACCCTCGCCCTCCTCCGCCCGTACGCCGGCCTGGGCCTCCTCGGCGCCGCGCTGTCCGTGGCCGCGTACGGACTGGTCCTGTGGGCCCAGACCAAGGCCGAGTTGGCCCCCATCGCCGCCCTCCGGGAGTCGTCGATCATCGTGGGAGCCGCGATAGGCGCGGTCTTCTTCAAGGAACGCTTCGGAGCCCCGAGACTCGTGGCGGCGGGCCTGCTGGTGCTGGGGATCGGTCTGATGCTGCGGGCGGGGTAG
- a CDS encoding penicillin-binding transpeptidase domain-containing protein encodes MGKRRRVDERKAAKSGRSRRHLVLGGVAVAALGGGAVAVYTVFGAGAAANDGSGDATAVKSGPLSAGEVRTAATAFLTAWQKGTVAKAAAATDDSAAAKTALTGFTKDAHIEDVTLSRGKRSGDDVPFTVKGTVSYKGTQKPLTYKSALTVVRAVKDGEPIVEWRPSVVHPDLAEGDRLVTGEAGTPPVKALDRDGGELTTEKYPSLGSILDGLREKYGKKAGGKAGVELRIVRADPAENEDRDGDGNGDGDGKSSAEPTDPTDSANSTKSTGEKAADKTLLELSEGTPGELRTTLSPSLQALAEEKVAATKRASVVMMRPSTGEILAAANSGSFNVAFQGSLAPGSTMKIVSSALLIDKGLASADKVHPCPKFSSYGGWKFQNDDKFEIKGGTFKASFARSCNTAFVSQAKELDDDSLTKEAQEVFGLGLNNWALGVSSFDGAVPVQSDAPMAASLIGQGGVRMNPLNMASVVATAKTGVFKQPYLVPPSVDDRTLATASRPLSETVRTQLVELLRYTAAAGTAAEAMSGLGPDYGAKTGSAEVDGQKEANGWFTAWKGDLASAGVVQQGGHGSESAGPIVAALLKAGSAG; translated from the coding sequence GTGGGTAAGAGAAGGCGTGTCGACGAGCGGAAGGCCGCGAAGTCGGGGAGGTCGCGGCGGCATCTCGTGCTGGGCGGAGTCGCCGTCGCGGCGCTCGGCGGCGGCGCGGTCGCCGTGTACACGGTGTTCGGCGCCGGCGCGGCGGCCAACGACGGTTCGGGCGACGCCACGGCCGTGAAGAGCGGCCCCCTGTCCGCCGGCGAGGTCCGCACCGCCGCGACCGCGTTCCTCACCGCCTGGCAGAAGGGCACCGTCGCGAAGGCCGCCGCCGCCACGGACGACTCGGCGGCGGCGAAGACCGCGTTGACCGGCTTCACCAAGGACGCCCACATCGAGGACGTCACCCTCTCCCGAGGCAAGCGCTCCGGCGACGACGTGCCGTTCACCGTGAAGGGCACCGTCTCCTACAAGGGCACGCAGAAGCCGCTGACCTACAAGTCGGCCCTCACCGTCGTACGGGCCGTGAAGGACGGCGAACCGATCGTCGAGTGGCGGCCGTCCGTCGTCCACCCCGATCTCGCCGAGGGCGACCGGCTGGTGACCGGCGAGGCGGGCACGCCCCCGGTGAAGGCCCTCGACCGGGACGGCGGCGAGCTGACGACCGAGAAGTACCCGTCGCTGGGCTCGATCCTGGACGGCCTGCGGGAGAAGTACGGCAAGAAGGCGGGCGGCAAGGCGGGCGTGGAACTGCGGATCGTCCGCGCGGACCCGGCCGAGAACGAGGACAGGGACGGAGACGGGAACGGGGACGGGGACGGCAAGTCCTCCGCCGAACCCACCGACCCCACCGACTCCGCCAACTCCACCAAGTCGACCGGGGAGAAGGCCGCCGACAAGACGCTGCTGGAGTTGAGCGAGGGCACGCCGGGCGAGCTGAGGACGACGCTCAGCCCGTCGCTCCAGGCCCTCGCCGAGGAGAAGGTCGCGGCCACGAAGCGCGCGTCGGTGGTGATGATGCGCCCCTCGACCGGCGAGATCCTGGCCGCGGCGAACTCCGGCAGCTTCAACGTGGCGTTCCAGGGCTCCCTGGCCCCCGGCTCCACGATGAAGATCGTGTCGTCGGCGCTGCTCATCGACAAGGGCCTGGCCTCGGCGGACAAGGTCCACCCGTGCCCCAAGTTCTCGTCGTACGGCGGCTGGAAGTTCCAGAACGACGACAAGTTCGAGATCAAGGGCGGCACGTTCAAGGCGAGTTTCGCCCGCTCCTGCAACACCGCCTTCGTCTCCCAGGCGAAGGAGCTGGACGACGACTCCCTGACCAAGGAGGCCCAGGAGGTCTTCGGGCTCGGCCTGAACAACTGGGCGCTCGGCGTCTCCAGCTTCGACGGCGCGGTGCCGGTGCAGAGCGACGCCCCGATGGCGGCCTCGCTGATCGGCCAGGGCGGGGTGCGGATGAACCCGCTGAACATGGCGTCGGTGGTGGCCACGGCCAAGACGGGCGTCTTCAAACAGCCGTACCTGGTCCCGCCGTCGGTCGACGACCGCACCCTCGCGACCGCCTCCCGGCCCCTGTCGGAGACGGTCCGCACCCAGCTCGTCGAACTCCTCCGCTACACCGCCGCGGCCGGTACGGCGGCCGAGGCGATGTCCGGCCTCGGCCCCGACTACGGCGCCAAGACCGGCTCCGCCGAGGTCGACGGCCAGAAGGAAGCCAACGGCTGGTTCACCGCCTGGAAGGGCGACCTCGCCTCCGCCGGGGTCGTCCAACAGGGCGGCCACGGCAGCGAGTCGGCGGGCCCGATCGTGGCGGCGCTGCTCAAGGCGGGCAGCGCCGGCTGA
- a CDS encoding DUF1876 domain-containing protein, with protein sequence MMKTAVGWHIELEFQEDEQRTRAAALVRLPDGKEIRANGYASRHRTDSNQPRVGEEIAGARALNELAMKLLTKAHDEIDEASGRTSHPIAL encoded by the coding sequence ATGATGAAAACCGCTGTCGGATGGCACATCGAGCTGGAGTTCCAGGAGGACGAACAGCGCACCCGGGCGGCGGCCCTCGTACGGCTGCCCGACGGGAAGGAAATACGCGCCAACGGCTACGCCAGCCGCCACCGCACCGACTCCAACCAGCCCCGGGTCGGCGAGGAGATAGCCGGGGCGAGGGCCTTGAACGAGCTGGCCATGAAGCTCCTCACCAAGGCCCACGACGAGATAGACGAGGCATCGGGCAGGACGTCCCACCCGATCGCGCTCTGA
- a CDS encoding IS4 family transposase has translation MFAPGHLGELTRIIPFEMVDAVLAETGAVQQRLRKIPARVVVYLLLAAALFEDCGYLAVWRRLTAALETIPVVKITGAGLWDARRRLGVRPMRALFDLLRGPATVIRTRGARFKGLLAVAIDGTYLDVPDSPPHRARLGKGSNRFGTAGYPQICLTALVACGTRAILDAAFGPRSQGETGHGRRLMRSLHAGMIVLLDRGFSGNAFLTAVAATEASFLARITATRKPPVLARFGDGSHLSRFGALEVRIIECEITVTTSQGRRTGLYRLATNLLDHHRYPASDLVSLYHERWEVESAYFAIKKTMLGRRVLRSTTPPGIAQEVYALLSAYQALRIAIADATGATPGTDPDRASFSVALRCARDQIVQAAGIIAGTTIDLVGTIGRTVLEHLMPARRLRISPRAVKRPLSRYAYKSLNIDRRTYTATLSINILTPTISP, from the coding sequence GTGTTCGCCCCGGGGCATCTGGGGGAACTCACCCGGATCATCCCGTTCGAGATGGTCGATGCGGTCCTTGCCGAGACCGGTGCTGTCCAGCAACGGCTGCGGAAGATTCCCGCCCGGGTGGTGGTCTACCTGCTGCTGGCCGCGGCCCTGTTCGAGGACTGCGGCTACCTGGCCGTCTGGCGCAGGCTCACCGCCGCGCTGGAGACGATACCGGTCGTGAAGATCACCGGCGCGGGGCTCTGGGACGCCCGCAGGCGTCTGGGCGTGCGGCCCATGCGGGCCCTGTTCGATCTGCTGCGCGGGCCGGCCACGGTGATCCGCACCCGCGGCGCCCGCTTCAAGGGCCTGCTGGCCGTTGCGATCGACGGCACCTACCTCGACGTTCCCGACAGCCCGCCGCACCGGGCCCGTCTGGGCAAGGGGTCCAACCGGTTCGGAACTGCCGGCTACCCGCAGATCTGCCTGACCGCGCTGGTGGCCTGTGGCACCCGGGCGATCCTGGATGCCGCCTTCGGACCGCGCTCCCAGGGAGAGACCGGACACGGCAGGCGGCTCATGCGCTCCCTGCACGCCGGAATGATCGTCCTGCTGGACCGGGGCTTTTCGGGCAACGCGTTCCTGACAGCCGTCGCCGCCACCGAAGCCTCCTTCCTCGCACGCATCACTGCCACCCGCAAACCTCCCGTCCTGGCCCGCTTCGGCGACGGCTCCCACCTCTCCCGCTTCGGCGCCCTCGAGGTCCGCATCATCGAATGCGAGATCACCGTCACCACCAGCCAGGGCCGCCGCACCGGGCTCTACCGGCTGGCCACCAACCTCCTGGACCACCACCGCTACCCGGCATCCGACCTGGTCAGTCTGTATCACGAGCGGTGGGAAGTGGAGTCCGCCTACTTCGCGATCAAGAAAACGATGCTGGGCCGGCGGGTCCTGCGCTCCACCACTCCGCCCGGCATCGCCCAGGAGGTCTACGCCCTGCTGAGCGCCTACCAGGCCCTGCGGATCGCTATCGCCGACGCCACCGGGGCCACACCCGGAACAGACCCGGACCGGGCCAGCTTCAGCGTTGCCCTGCGATGCGCCCGCGACCAGATCGTCCAGGCCGCGGGCATCATCGCCGGCACCACGATCGACCTCGTCGGGACGATCGGCCGAACCGTCCTGGAACACCTCATGCCCGCCCGCCGCCTCCGCATCAGCCCCCGCGCAGTGAAACGACCCCTGTCCCGATACGCCTACAAAAGCCTCAATATCGACCGACGCACCTACACAGCCACCCTCAGCATCAACATCTTGACGCCGACGATCAGCCCATAA
- a CDS encoding RBBP9/YdeN family alpha/beta hydrolase: protein MTETPPADTTRAFLILHGWQNHRPAAHWQHWLADRLTDLGHEVAYPRLPEADDPDLERWLAELDALLGELAGRRITVVCHSLACLLWLHAVARDDILSGPVDRVLLVAPPAPEVALEHPEIAEFAPPELSPARLAATAAYTRVVGSDNDPYCPGGAATTYAEPLGLPADVLPGEAHLDLDAGYGSWPSLFDWCLDASPESYEKAPVLGRG from the coding sequence ATGACAGAAACCCCGCCCGCCGACACCACCCGCGCCTTCCTCATCCTGCACGGCTGGCAGAACCACCGTCCGGCCGCCCACTGGCAGCACTGGCTGGCCGACCGTCTCACCGACCTGGGCCACGAGGTGGCGTACCCGCGGCTGCCGGAGGCCGACGACCCGGACCTGGAGCGCTGGCTGGCGGAACTGGACGCGCTGCTGGGCGAGTTGGCGGGCCGGCGGATCACCGTGGTCTGCCACAGCCTGGCCTGTCTGCTGTGGCTGCACGCGGTCGCCCGGGACGACATCCTGTCCGGCCCCGTCGACCGCGTCCTGCTCGTCGCCCCGCCCGCCCCCGAAGTCGCCCTGGAACACCCGGAGATCGCCGAGTTCGCCCCGCCGGAGCTGAGCCCCGCCCGGCTGGCCGCGACCGCCGCGTACACCCGCGTCGTCGGCAGCGACAACGACCCGTACTGCCCCGGCGGCGCGGCCACCACGTACGCCGAACCCCTCGGCCTGCCCGCCGACGTGCTGCCGGGCGAGGCCCACCTCGACCTCGACGCGGGCTACGGCTCCTGGCCGTCGCTGTTCGACTGGTGCCTGGACGCGTCGCCGGAGTCGTACGAGAAGGCCCCCGTCCTCGGTCGCGGCTGA